One window of Quercus robur chromosome 5, dhQueRobu3.1, whole genome shotgun sequence genomic DNA carries:
- the LOC126725598 gene encoding pleiotropic drug resistance protein 1-like isoform X2: protein MESGDIYKAGSSFRLSSPSMWRDATMEIFSKSSREDDDEEALKWAALQKLPTYNRLTKGLLTTPQGETSEIDVHHLGPKERRSLVERLVKVPEEDHEKFLYKLKDRLDRVGIAIPTIEVHFEHLNVEAEAHVGSRALPTFLNFSVNIMEGFLNYLHILPSRRKHLSILQDVSGVIKPSRMTLLLGPPSSGKTTLLLALAGELDPDLKFSGKVTYNGHEMHEFVPQRTAAYVSQHDLHIGEMTVRETLAFSARCQGVGSRYEMLAELARREKEANIKPDPDVDIYMKALATEGQEVNVVTDYILKVLGLEVCADTLVGNQMLRGISGGQRKRVTTGEMLVGPSKVLFMDEISTGLDSSTTFQIVNSIKQYVHIFNGTAVISLLQPAPETYNLFDDIILISDGQIAYQGPREQVLEFFESMGFKCPERKGVADFLQEVTSRKDQEQYWAQKDEPYNFVTVKEFAEAFQSFHVGRKLGDELATQFDKAKSHPAALTTRKYGVNKAELLKACLSREFLLMKRNSFVYIFKFIQLTIMAMVVMTTFLRTEMHRNSVTDGGIYSGALFYSVVVIMFNGIAEMSMTVAKLPVFFKQRKLLFYPPWAYSLPAWIIKIPITFAEVAVWVFITYYVIGFDPSAGRFFRQYLLLLVLNQMASALFRFIGAIGRGDLILANSYGSFALVTLFALGGFVLSRENIKKWWIWGYWISPMMYAQNAIVVNEFLGKSWRHVLPNSMESLGIEVLKSRGFFTHAYWYWIGVGALIGYILLFNAAFTLALTYLNPLGKPQSVKSEEPESNGQDYRSRENNSSHKTSIENGYEIKRGSNTSSLSSISTDASVEINQNRNRGMILPFDQHSITFDEIKYSVDMPQEMKNQGVTEDKLVLLKGVSGSFRPGVLTALMGVSGAGKTTLMDVLAGRKTGGYIDGKITISGYPKKQETFARVSGYCEQNDIHSPHVTVYESLLYSAWLRLSPDVDSQKKMMFVEEVMELVELKPLRQALVGLPGVNGLSTEQRKRLTIAVELVANPSIIFMDEPTSGLDARAAAIVMRTVRNTVDTGRTVVCTIHQPSIDIFEAFDELFLLKHGGQEIYVGPLGRHSCHLIQYFEGIEGVSKIKDGYNPATWMLEVTSSAHETTLGIEFANVYRNSELYRRNKELIEQLSIPTPGSKDLYFPTQYSQSYFTQFMACLWKQHWSYWRNPLYTAVRFIFTTVIALMFGTMFLNLGSKTTKQQDLFNAMGSMYAAVLFIGVKNSNSVQPVVAVERTVFYRERAAGMYSALPYAFAQVLIEVPYVFVQTVFYGVIVYVLIGFEWTAAKFFWYIFFTYFSLLYFTFYGMMTVAVTPNHHISSIIASAFYSIWNLFSGFIVPRPRIPIWWRWYSWACPLAWTLYGLVASQFGDKKDMLDTGERVEDFVRDYFGFHHDFLGVVATVVVGFAVLFAFIFAVSIKMFNFQRR from the exons ATGGAGAGTGGGGATATTTATAAAGCCGGTAGTAGTTTTCGACTAAGCAGTCCCTCAATGTGGAGGGACGCCACCATGGAAATTTTCTCGAAATCTTCAcgagaagatgatgatgaagaagctCTTAAATGGGCTGCTCTACAGAAGCTTCCTACTTACAACCGTTTGACGAAAGGTTTACTGACTACACCGCAAGGTGAGACCAGTGAAATCGATGTACATCATCTTGGACCGAAGGAAAGGAGGAGTTTGGTTGAGAGGTTGGTGAAGGTCCCCGAGGAGGATCATGAGAAGTTCTTGTATAAGCTTAAGGACCGCTTGGACAG AGTTGGAATTGCTATTCCCACAATTGAAGTCCATTTTGAGCATTTGAATGTTGAGGCAGAAGCACATGTTGGAAGCAGAGCTTTGCCAACATTCTTGAACTTCTCTGTTAATATAATGGAG ggtTTCTTGAATTATCTCCATATTCTTCCAAGCAGAAGGAAACATTTGTCAATCCTTCAAGATGTTAGTGGAGTCATCAAGCCTAGCAG AATGACATTACTTTTGGGTCCTCCAAGTTCTGGAAAGACCACACTCTTGTTGGCTCTAGCTGGAGAGCTTGATCCCGACCTAAAG TTTTCTGGGAAGGTGACTTATAATGGCCACGAAATGCATGAGTTTGTTCCACAAAGAACTGCTGCTTATGTCAGTCAACATGACCTTCATATCGGAGAAATGACTGTAAGGGAAACTTTGGCCTTCTCTGCAAGATGCCAAGGGGTTGGATCGCGTTATG AGATGCTAGCAGAGCTagcaagaagagagaaagaggcaaATATTAAGCCTGATCCTGATGTTGACATCTACATGAAG GCACTGGCAACAGAAGGGCAGGAGGTGAATGTGGTGACAGATTACATTCTAAAG GTTTTGGGATTGGAAGTCTGTGCAGATACCTTAGTTGGGAATCAAATGTTAAGGGGAATATCTGGAGGGCAAAGGAAACGAGTTACAACTG GTGAGATGTTGGTTGGACCATCTAAAGTGTTATTCATGGATGAAATATCTACTGGTTTGGATAGCTCAACAACTTTTCAGATTGTGAATTCAATCAAGCAATATGTTCACATTTTCAATGGAACTGCAGTCATCTCCCTTCTCCAGCCAGCACCAGAGACTTATAATCTTTTCGATGACATTATTCTCATCTCTGATGGCCAGATTGCATACCAGGGTCCCCGTGAACAAGtgcttgaattttttgaatcaaTGGGCTTTAAATGTCCTGAGAGGAAAGGGGTGGCCGACTTCCTGCAAGAA GTGACTTCAAGGAAAGATCAGGAGCAGTACTGGGCACAGAAAGACGAGCCCTACAATTTTGTAACAGTCAAGGAATTTGCTGAGGCGTTCCAATCTTTTCATGTGGGACGGAAACTAGGAGATGAACTTGCAACTCAGTTTGACAAGGCTAAGAGCCATCCAGCTGCTTTGACAACAAGAAAGTATGGTGTCAATAAGGCAGAACTGCTGAAAGCTTGCTTGTCAAGAGAATTCTTGCTCATGAAGAGGAATTCGTTTGTCTACATCTTCAAGTTCATTCAA CTTACGATAATGGCAATGGTTGTTATGACAACTTTCCTACGGACTGAGATGCACCGAAATTCAGTGACTGATGGAGGAATCTATAGTGGTGCTTTGTTCTATAGTGTTGTTGTCATCATGTTTAATGGTATTGCTGAGATGTCCATGACCGTTGCAAAGCTTCCTGTTTTCTTCAAGCAAAGGAAGCTCCTATTCTATCCTCCATGGGCATATTCTCTCCCTGCATGGATCATCAAGATTCCAATCACGTTCGCAGAAGTTGCTGTATGGGTATTCATCACTTACTATGTCATTGGCTTTGATCCAAGTGCAGGAAG GTTTTTTAGGCAGTACCTTCTGCTTTTAGTTCTTAACCAGATGGCTTCTGCATTATTTCGCTTTATTGGGGCAATTGGTAGGGGGGACCTGATTCTTGCCAACTCCTATGGATCATTTGCACTGGTCACGCTGTTTGCTTTGGGTGGCTTTGTCCTGTCAAGAG AGAACATAAAGAAATGGTGGATATGGGGTTACTGGATTTCACCGATGATGTATGCACAGAATGCTATTGTAGTTAACGAGTTTCTTGGGAAGAGTTGGAGACAT GTTCTCCCAAACTCAAtggaatcactaggaattgaaGTTTTGAAGTCCCGCGGATTCTTTACACATGCATATTGGTATTGGATAGGAGTGGGGGCATTAATTGGATATATATTACTTTTCAATGCTGCCTTCACTCTGGCTCTCACATATCTCAATC CATTGGGAAAGCCACAGTCTGTTAAATCCGAAGAACCTGAAAGCAATGGACAGGATTACAGATCTAGAGAAAACAACTCAAGTCACAAAACAAGCATAG AGAATGGATATGAAATTAAGAGGGGCAGTAATACCTCTAGCCTCTCATCTATTAGCACAGACGCTTCTGTAGAGATCAATCAGAATAGGAATAGAGGAATGATTCTTCCATTTGACCAACATTCCATTACCTTCGATGAAATAAAGTACTCTGTTGACATGCCACAG GAAATGAAGAATCAAGGTGTTACCGAGGATAAATTGGTGCTCCTGAAGGGTGTGAGTGGTTCATTCAGGCCAGGAGTTCTCACAGCACTGATGGGTGTAAGTGGTGCTGGTAAAACAACTTTGATGGATGTACTAGCAGGTAGAAAAACTGGTGGATATATTGATGGGAAGATCACGATTTCTGGGTATCCAAAGAAGCAAGAAACATTTGCTAGAGTTTCTGGATACTGTGAGCAGAACGACATTCACTCTCCTCATGTAACTGTCTACGAGTCCTTGCTCTACTCAGCATGGCTTCGTTTATCCCCTGATgtcgattctcaaaaaaagatg ATGTTTGTTGAGGAAGTTATGGAGCTTGTGGAGCTGAAACCGTTGAGGCAGGCATTGGTCGGGTTGCCAGGTGTGAATGGTCTCTCGACTGAGCAACGTAAGAGGCTAACAATTGCAGTTGAGTTAGTTGCCAACCCCTCCATAATTTTCATGGATGAACCAACCTCAGGGTTGGATGCTAGAGCTGCTGCCATAGTTATGAGAACTGTGAGGAACACCGTTGACACTGGAAGAACAGTTGTGTGCACCATCCATCAGCCAAGCATTGACATATTTGAAGCTTTTGATGAG CTATTCCTATTGAAGCATGGGGGACAAGAGATATATGTAGGGCCATTGGGTCGCCATTCTTGCCATTTAATCCAGTATTTTGAG GGAATAGAAGGAGTAAGTAAAATTAAAGATGGTTACAATCCAGCAACTTGGATGTTGGAAGTTACTTCATCAGCACATGAAACAACTTTGGGGATTGAATTTGCTAATGTGTACAGAAATTCAGAGCTGTACAG GAGAAACAAGGAACTTATTGAACAATTGAGCATCCCTACTCCTGGATCGAAGGACCTCTATTTCCCTACTCAATACTCACAGTCATATTTCACCCAATTCATGGCTTGCTTATGGAAACAACATTGGTCGTATTGGCGCAACCCCCTATACACTGCTGTAAGATTTATCTTCACTACTGTCATAGCCCTGATGTTCGGGACAATGTTCTTGAACCTTGGCTCAAAAAC GACAAAGCAACAAGATTTGTTTAATGCAATGGGTTCCATGTATGCTGCTGTTCTCTTTATTGGAGTTAAAAACTCTAATTCAGTGCAGCCAGTGGTGGCTGTCGAACGAACAGTCTTCTATAGAGAAAGAGCAGCTGGGATGTATTCAGCATTGCCCTATGCGTTTGCACAG GTTCTGATTGAAGTCCCATACGTTTTTGTACAAACTGTGTTCTATGGTGTTATTGTATATGTATTGATTGGATTTGAATGGACTGCTGCTAAATTTTTCTGGTACATATTCTTCACATATTTCTCACTGCTGTACTTCACCTTCTATGGCATGATGACTGTCGCCGTGACACCAAACCACCACATTTCTTCCATAATTGCCTCTGCATTTTATTCAATATGGAATCTCTTTTCTGGATTCATAGTTCCACGACCT AGGATCCCTATTTGGTGGAGATGGTACTCTTGGGCATGTCCATTAGCTTGGACCTTGTATGGTTTGGTTGCATCACAGTTTGGAGATAAGAAAGACATGCTTGATACTGGTGAAAGAGTGGAAGATTTTGTGAGAGACTATTTCGGTTTCCATCATGATTTCCTAGGAGTGGTTGCAACAGTCGTTGTTGGGTTTGCAGTACTATTTGCATTTATCTTTGCTGTGTCTATTAAAATGTTTAATTTCCAAAGGAGATAG
- the LOC126725598 gene encoding pleiotropic drug resistance protein 1-like isoform X1, with protein sequence MESGDIYKAGSSFRLSSPSMWRDATMEIFSKSSREDDDEEALKWAALQKLPTYNRLTKGLLTTPQGETSEIDVHHLGPKERRSLVERLVKVPEEDHEKFLYKLKDRLDRVGIAIPTIEVHFEHLNVEAEAHVGSRALPTFLNFSVNIMEGFLNYLHILPSRRKHLSILQDVSGVIKPSRMTLLLGPPSSGKTTLLLALAGELDPDLKFSGKVTYNGHEMHEFVPQRTAAYVSQHDLHIGEMTVRETLAFSARCQGVGSRYEMLAELARREKEANIKPDPDVDIYMKALATEGQEVNVVTDYILKVLGLEVCADTLVGNQMLRGISGGQRKRVTTGEMLVGPSKVLFMDEISTGLDSSTTFQIVNSIKQYVHIFNGTAVISLLQPAPETYNLFDDIILISDGQIAYQGPREQVLEFFESMGFKCPERKGVADFLQEVTSRKDQEQYWAQKDEPYNFVTVKEFAEAFQSFHVGRKLGDELATQFDKAKSHPAALTTRKYGVNKAELLKACLSREFLLMKRNSFVYIFKFIQLTIMAMVVMTTFLRTEMHRNSVTDGGIYSGALFYSVVVIMFNGIAEMSMTVAKLPVFFKQRKLLFYPPWAYSLPAWIIKIPITFAEVAVWVFITYYVIGFDPSAGRFFRQYLLLLVLNQMASALFRFIGAIGRGDLILANSYGSFALVTLFALGGFVLSRENIKKWWIWGYWISPMMYAQNAIVVNEFLGKSWRHVLPNSMESLGIEVLKSRGFFTHAYWYWIGVGALIGYILLFNAAFTLALTYLNPLGKPQSVKSEEPESNGQDYRSRENNSSHKTSIENGYEIKRGSNTSSLSSISTDASVEINQNRNRGMILPFDQHSITFDEIKYSVDMPQEMKNQGVTEDKLVLLKGVSGSFRPGVLTALMGVSGAGKTTLMDVLAGRKTGGYIDGKITISGYPKKQETFARVSGYCEQNDIHSPHVTVYESLLYSAWLRLSPDVDSQKKMMFVEEVMELVELKPLRQALVGLPGVNGLSTEQRKRLTIAVELVANPSIIFMDEPTSGLDARAAAIVMRTVRNTVDTGRTVVCTIHQPSIDIFEAFDEVKNTNKLKCMELLFICSSVYENDMFNMTLQLFLLKHGGQEIYVGPLGRHSCHLIQYFEGIEGVSKIKDGYNPATWMLEVTSSAHETTLGIEFANVYRNSELYRRNKELIEQLSIPTPGSKDLYFPTQYSQSYFTQFMACLWKQHWSYWRNPLYTAVRFIFTTVIALMFGTMFLNLGSKTTKQQDLFNAMGSMYAAVLFIGVKNSNSVQPVVAVERTVFYRERAAGMYSALPYAFAQVLIEVPYVFVQTVFYGVIVYVLIGFEWTAAKFFWYIFFTYFSLLYFTFYGMMTVAVTPNHHISSIIASAFYSIWNLFSGFIVPRPRIPIWWRWYSWACPLAWTLYGLVASQFGDKKDMLDTGERVEDFVRDYFGFHHDFLGVVATVVVGFAVLFAFIFAVSIKMFNFQRR encoded by the exons ATGGAGAGTGGGGATATTTATAAAGCCGGTAGTAGTTTTCGACTAAGCAGTCCCTCAATGTGGAGGGACGCCACCATGGAAATTTTCTCGAAATCTTCAcgagaagatgatgatgaagaagctCTTAAATGGGCTGCTCTACAGAAGCTTCCTACTTACAACCGTTTGACGAAAGGTTTACTGACTACACCGCAAGGTGAGACCAGTGAAATCGATGTACATCATCTTGGACCGAAGGAAAGGAGGAGTTTGGTTGAGAGGTTGGTGAAGGTCCCCGAGGAGGATCATGAGAAGTTCTTGTATAAGCTTAAGGACCGCTTGGACAG AGTTGGAATTGCTATTCCCACAATTGAAGTCCATTTTGAGCATTTGAATGTTGAGGCAGAAGCACATGTTGGAAGCAGAGCTTTGCCAACATTCTTGAACTTCTCTGTTAATATAATGGAG ggtTTCTTGAATTATCTCCATATTCTTCCAAGCAGAAGGAAACATTTGTCAATCCTTCAAGATGTTAGTGGAGTCATCAAGCCTAGCAG AATGACATTACTTTTGGGTCCTCCAAGTTCTGGAAAGACCACACTCTTGTTGGCTCTAGCTGGAGAGCTTGATCCCGACCTAAAG TTTTCTGGGAAGGTGACTTATAATGGCCACGAAATGCATGAGTTTGTTCCACAAAGAACTGCTGCTTATGTCAGTCAACATGACCTTCATATCGGAGAAATGACTGTAAGGGAAACTTTGGCCTTCTCTGCAAGATGCCAAGGGGTTGGATCGCGTTATG AGATGCTAGCAGAGCTagcaagaagagagaaagaggcaaATATTAAGCCTGATCCTGATGTTGACATCTACATGAAG GCACTGGCAACAGAAGGGCAGGAGGTGAATGTGGTGACAGATTACATTCTAAAG GTTTTGGGATTGGAAGTCTGTGCAGATACCTTAGTTGGGAATCAAATGTTAAGGGGAATATCTGGAGGGCAAAGGAAACGAGTTACAACTG GTGAGATGTTGGTTGGACCATCTAAAGTGTTATTCATGGATGAAATATCTACTGGTTTGGATAGCTCAACAACTTTTCAGATTGTGAATTCAATCAAGCAATATGTTCACATTTTCAATGGAACTGCAGTCATCTCCCTTCTCCAGCCAGCACCAGAGACTTATAATCTTTTCGATGACATTATTCTCATCTCTGATGGCCAGATTGCATACCAGGGTCCCCGTGAACAAGtgcttgaattttttgaatcaaTGGGCTTTAAATGTCCTGAGAGGAAAGGGGTGGCCGACTTCCTGCAAGAA GTGACTTCAAGGAAAGATCAGGAGCAGTACTGGGCACAGAAAGACGAGCCCTACAATTTTGTAACAGTCAAGGAATTTGCTGAGGCGTTCCAATCTTTTCATGTGGGACGGAAACTAGGAGATGAACTTGCAACTCAGTTTGACAAGGCTAAGAGCCATCCAGCTGCTTTGACAACAAGAAAGTATGGTGTCAATAAGGCAGAACTGCTGAAAGCTTGCTTGTCAAGAGAATTCTTGCTCATGAAGAGGAATTCGTTTGTCTACATCTTCAAGTTCATTCAA CTTACGATAATGGCAATGGTTGTTATGACAACTTTCCTACGGACTGAGATGCACCGAAATTCAGTGACTGATGGAGGAATCTATAGTGGTGCTTTGTTCTATAGTGTTGTTGTCATCATGTTTAATGGTATTGCTGAGATGTCCATGACCGTTGCAAAGCTTCCTGTTTTCTTCAAGCAAAGGAAGCTCCTATTCTATCCTCCATGGGCATATTCTCTCCCTGCATGGATCATCAAGATTCCAATCACGTTCGCAGAAGTTGCTGTATGGGTATTCATCACTTACTATGTCATTGGCTTTGATCCAAGTGCAGGAAG GTTTTTTAGGCAGTACCTTCTGCTTTTAGTTCTTAACCAGATGGCTTCTGCATTATTTCGCTTTATTGGGGCAATTGGTAGGGGGGACCTGATTCTTGCCAACTCCTATGGATCATTTGCACTGGTCACGCTGTTTGCTTTGGGTGGCTTTGTCCTGTCAAGAG AGAACATAAAGAAATGGTGGATATGGGGTTACTGGATTTCACCGATGATGTATGCACAGAATGCTATTGTAGTTAACGAGTTTCTTGGGAAGAGTTGGAGACAT GTTCTCCCAAACTCAAtggaatcactaggaattgaaGTTTTGAAGTCCCGCGGATTCTTTACACATGCATATTGGTATTGGATAGGAGTGGGGGCATTAATTGGATATATATTACTTTTCAATGCTGCCTTCACTCTGGCTCTCACATATCTCAATC CATTGGGAAAGCCACAGTCTGTTAAATCCGAAGAACCTGAAAGCAATGGACAGGATTACAGATCTAGAGAAAACAACTCAAGTCACAAAACAAGCATAG AGAATGGATATGAAATTAAGAGGGGCAGTAATACCTCTAGCCTCTCATCTATTAGCACAGACGCTTCTGTAGAGATCAATCAGAATAGGAATAGAGGAATGATTCTTCCATTTGACCAACATTCCATTACCTTCGATGAAATAAAGTACTCTGTTGACATGCCACAG GAAATGAAGAATCAAGGTGTTACCGAGGATAAATTGGTGCTCCTGAAGGGTGTGAGTGGTTCATTCAGGCCAGGAGTTCTCACAGCACTGATGGGTGTAAGTGGTGCTGGTAAAACAACTTTGATGGATGTACTAGCAGGTAGAAAAACTGGTGGATATATTGATGGGAAGATCACGATTTCTGGGTATCCAAAGAAGCAAGAAACATTTGCTAGAGTTTCTGGATACTGTGAGCAGAACGACATTCACTCTCCTCATGTAACTGTCTACGAGTCCTTGCTCTACTCAGCATGGCTTCGTTTATCCCCTGATgtcgattctcaaaaaaagatg ATGTTTGTTGAGGAAGTTATGGAGCTTGTGGAGCTGAAACCGTTGAGGCAGGCATTGGTCGGGTTGCCAGGTGTGAATGGTCTCTCGACTGAGCAACGTAAGAGGCTAACAATTGCAGTTGAGTTAGTTGCCAACCCCTCCATAATTTTCATGGATGAACCAACCTCAGGGTTGGATGCTAGAGCTGCTGCCATAGTTATGAGAACTGTGAGGAACACCGTTGACACTGGAAGAACAGTTGTGTGCACCATCCATCAGCCAAGCATTGACATATTTGAAGCTTTTGATGAGgtgaaaaatactaataaattaaaatgtatGGAACTTTTGTTCATATGCTCTTCTGTATATGAGAATGACATGTTTAACATGACATTGCAGCTATTCCTATTGAAGCATGGGGGACAAGAGATATATGTAGGGCCATTGGGTCGCCATTCTTGCCATTTAATCCAGTATTTTGAG GGAATAGAAGGAGTAAGTAAAATTAAAGATGGTTACAATCCAGCAACTTGGATGTTGGAAGTTACTTCATCAGCACATGAAACAACTTTGGGGATTGAATTTGCTAATGTGTACAGAAATTCAGAGCTGTACAG GAGAAACAAGGAACTTATTGAACAATTGAGCATCCCTACTCCTGGATCGAAGGACCTCTATTTCCCTACTCAATACTCACAGTCATATTTCACCCAATTCATGGCTTGCTTATGGAAACAACATTGGTCGTATTGGCGCAACCCCCTATACACTGCTGTAAGATTTATCTTCACTACTGTCATAGCCCTGATGTTCGGGACAATGTTCTTGAACCTTGGCTCAAAAAC GACAAAGCAACAAGATTTGTTTAATGCAATGGGTTCCATGTATGCTGCTGTTCTCTTTATTGGAGTTAAAAACTCTAATTCAGTGCAGCCAGTGGTGGCTGTCGAACGAACAGTCTTCTATAGAGAAAGAGCAGCTGGGATGTATTCAGCATTGCCCTATGCGTTTGCACAG GTTCTGATTGAAGTCCCATACGTTTTTGTACAAACTGTGTTCTATGGTGTTATTGTATATGTATTGATTGGATTTGAATGGACTGCTGCTAAATTTTTCTGGTACATATTCTTCACATATTTCTCACTGCTGTACTTCACCTTCTATGGCATGATGACTGTCGCCGTGACACCAAACCACCACATTTCTTCCATAATTGCCTCTGCATTTTATTCAATATGGAATCTCTTTTCTGGATTCATAGTTCCACGACCT AGGATCCCTATTTGGTGGAGATGGTACTCTTGGGCATGTCCATTAGCTTGGACCTTGTATGGTTTGGTTGCATCACAGTTTGGAGATAAGAAAGACATGCTTGATACTGGTGAAAGAGTGGAAGATTTTGTGAGAGACTATTTCGGTTTCCATCATGATTTCCTAGGAGTGGTTGCAACAGTCGTTGTTGGGTTTGCAGTACTATTTGCATTTATCTTTGCTGTGTCTATTAAAATGTTTAATTTCCAAAGGAGATAG